The following proteins are co-located in the Leptotrichia trevisanii DSM 22070 genome:
- the cobM gene encoding precorrin-4 C(11)-methyltransferase, which produces MKKVYFIGSGPGDPELITVKGQRIVKEADVIIYTGSLVPKEVIDCHKDGAEIYNSASMNLDEVMEVTIKAQKKGKLVARVHTGDPSIYGAIREQMDILDEYEIEYEVIPGVSSFVAAAAAIKKEFTLPDVSQTIICTRLEGRTTVPETESLESLASHKCSMAIFLSVQMIDEVVKRLLKHYDKTTPIAIVQRATWEDQKIVMGTLETIAELVKKEKITKTAQILVGNFMGNEYSKSKLYDKAFSHEFRKGIEE; this is translated from the coding sequence ATGAAAAAAGTATACTTCATAGGATCAGGGCCTGGAGATCCTGAATTAATAACAGTAAAAGGGCAAAGAATCGTAAAGGAAGCAGATGTAATAATTTATACTGGCTCATTGGTTCCAAAAGAGGTTATTGATTGTCATAAGGATGGAGCTGAAATTTATAATTCTGCTTCAATGAATTTGGATGAAGTGATGGAAGTTACGATAAAGGCACAGAAAAAAGGAAAACTGGTAGCAAGGGTGCATACTGGGGATCCGAGCATTTATGGTGCAATAAGGGAACAAATGGATATTCTGGATGAATATGAGATTGAATATGAAGTAATTCCAGGAGTAAGTTCATTTGTAGCTGCCGCTGCTGCAATAAAAAAAGAATTTACTCTACCAGATGTAAGCCAGACAATAATTTGTACAAGACTGGAAGGAAGAACAACTGTCCCTGAAACAGAGAGTCTTGAAAGCCTTGCTTCACATAAATGTTCGATGGCAATATTCTTATCTGTGCAAATGATTGATGAAGTTGTAAAAAGATTATTAAAGCATTATGATAAAACAACACCAATTGCAATTGTCCAAAGAGCGACTTGGGAAGATCAGAAAATTGTTATGGGAACACTAGAAACTATTGCCGAACTTGTGAAAAAGGAAAAAATCACAAAAACGGCACAAATTCTTGTAGGAAACTTTATGGGGAATGAATATTCTAAGTCTAAACTTTACGACAAGGCATTTTCACATGAGTTTAGGAAAGGGATTGAAGAGTAA